The DNA sequence CGGGCTGGCACTCGCGATCCCACGTTGGCTCAGGGACACCCTTTCGGGGGCGTGTCCTCCCAGTTCTAGAGGTTCCCAGAGAAGAGGAGGTGCTCACTAACCAGGCAGCTCGCCCAGACTCCGGGCAGTGAGAGGAAGGGAGCGCCGGCCGCGGGAGCGGGATGGAGACCAGCAGCCCGCCGCCCCCGCGGTCCAGCCCCAACCTGGGGCTGAGCCTGGACGCCCGGCTGGGCGTGGACACGCGCCTCTGGGCCAAGGTGCTGTTCACCGCGCTGTACGCACTCATCTGGGCGCTGGGCGCGGCGGGCAATGCGCTGTCCGTGCACGTGGTGCTGAAGGCGCGGGCCGGGCGCGCTGGGCGCCTGCGCTACCACGTGCTCAGCCTGGCGCTCTCAggcctgctgctgctggtggtcgGCGTGCCAGTGGAGCTCTACAGCTTCGTGTGGTTCCACTACCCCTGGGTCTTCGGCGACCTGGGCTGCCGCGGCTACTACTTCGTGCGCGAGCTGTGCGCCTACGCCACGGTGCTGAGCGTGACCGGCCTGAGCGCCGAGCGCTGCCTGGCCGTGTGCCAGCCCTTGCGTGCCCGCAGCCTGCTGACGCCGCGCCGGACCCAGAGGCTGGTGGCGCTCTTGTGGGCCGCCTCGCTTGGCCTCGCCCTGCCCATGGCCCTCATCATGGGGCAGAAGCACGAGCTGGAGACTGCGGGCGGCGAGCCGGAGCCGGCCTCGCGCGTGTGCACCGTGCTGGTGAGCCGCACCGCGCTCCAAGTCTTCATCCAGGTAAGGGCGTGGAGGGCGGGAGTGGGGggggagctgggaggagggaaCCCCCTCTCCCCGGGGAACAGGCATTTTCAACTTTAATGCTCGCCACCACCCAGAAAGTTGGGTCTCGTTGCTTCGTCCCATTTTACTAGATGGAGGGAGGCGTGGCCAAAGGGAAGCATTGAGAGAAATCCCGATTTGAATTCAAAATCAACTCCAAAGTAAATGTTCCCACTCTTGCGAGAGTGGTGTTCAGACGTTACTGGGCGTAAAGTTGGCTGCAGAGCCTGTGAAAATACGGAGTCCATGACCCACCGGGGTTTCTGCCTCTGTAGCCTGAAGTCTGTGTTCCAACGAGTCCCCCAGATGGCTCTGGAGAGGACCTCCCTGAAGGtaaggtggggaggggaaggcacTCCCGGCCTCTCTTCCAGAGGCCTGATCAGGCTTCTAACCTCATTTCCTGTTACCTTCTCCCTGGCAGCCTTGCCTTCCCCAGGCCACTCGTCCCCCAACACCTCTTGCTCCCACTTTCCCCGaacccccaccatgcccagcctctggcTTTTAAGTCAAAAGCTCATTCTGCTTTTGATTCCAGCCCTTCTTATTCCCCAAAGTGCAGCTCTGCTCTCACCTCCTCCCCAACTCCAGGGACTCTCCCCTGTCTTCTGAATTCTCTCAGCATATGATGTATTTGCAGCACTTCACAATGCATTTTCTGAAAGTGATGCTCACCTTTCTAAATGTCTGTCTCCATTTCCACATCGTTCTACAACCCAGTGTCCTCTGGTTGCTTGCTGCAGTCACATTAGACCATGATCTCATGTATCCAGCACATTGGGGAAGTGGGAAAGGCTGAGAAAGCACAGGCCCCTCCAGGCCCTGCTGGGCCTCCAGGAAACCTAAAGGAACAAAGCAGGGTGGAGCCAGGACCCCTTCTCTGCACACTGGCACACGAGGGTACATGGGAGAGTTTACTGTG is a window from the Macaca mulatta isolate MMU2019108-1 chromosome 13, T2T-MMU8v2.0, whole genome shotgun sequence genome containing:
- the NTSR2 gene encoding neurotensin receptor type 2 isoform X4 gives rise to the protein METSSPPPPRSSPNLGLSLDARLGVDTRLWAKVLFTALYALIWALGAAGNALSVHVVLKARAGRAGRLRYHVLSLALSGLLLLVVGVPVELYSFVWFHYPWVFGDLGCRGYYFVRELCAYATVLSVTGLSAERCLAVCQPLRARSLLTPRRTQRLVALLWAASLGLALPMALIMGQKHELETAGGEPEPASRVCTVLVSRTALQVFIQVNVLVSFVLPLALTAFLNGVMVSHLLALCSQVPSTSALGSSTPSRLQLLSEEGLLSFIVWKKTFIQGGQVSLEPSWPCMSSAGCRTMPAGSCTATSLMTHGLTHCTISTTTSTW
- the NTSR2 gene encoding neurotensin receptor type 2 isoform X5; this encodes METSSPPPPRSSPNLGLSLDARLGVDTRLWAKVLFTALYALIWALGAAGNALSVHVVLKARAGRAGRLRYHVLSLALSGLLLLVVGVPVELYSFVWFHYPWVFGDLGCRGYYFVRELCAYATVLSVTGLSAERCLAVCQPLRARSLLTPRRTQRLVALLWAASLGLALPMALIMGQKHELETAGGEPEPASRVCTVLVSRTALQVFIQVNVLVSFVLPLALTAFLNGVMVSHLLALCSQVPSTSALGSSTPSRLQLLSEEGLLSFIVWKKTFIQGGQEPSWPCMSSAGCRTMPAGSCTATSLMTHGLTHCTISTTTSTW
- the NTSR2 gene encoding neurotensin receptor type 2 isoform X2, which translates into the protein METSSPPPPRSSPNLGLSLDARLGVDTRLWAKVLFTALYALIWALGAAGNALSVHVVLKARAGRAGRLRYHVLSLALSGLLLLVVGVPVELYSFVWFHYPWVFGDLGCRGYYFVRELCAYATVLSVTGLSAERCLAVCQPLRARSLLTPRRTQRLVALLWAASLGLALPMALIMGQKHELETAGGEPEPASRVCTVLVSRTALQVFIQVNVLVSFVLPLALTAFLNGVMVSHLLALCSQVPSTSALGSSTPSRLQLLSEEGLLSFIVWKKTFIQGGQVSLVRHKDVRGIRSLQRSIQVLRAIVAMYVICWLPYHARRLMYCYVPDDAWTDPLYNFYHYFYMVTNTLFYVSSALTPLLYNVMSSSFRKLFLEALSSLCGEHHPHGAVTP
- the NTSR2 gene encoding neurotensin receptor type 2 isoform X3, which encodes METSSPPPPRSSPNLGLSLDARLGVDTRLWAKVLFTALYALIWALGAAGNALSVHVVLKARAGRAGRLRYHVLSLALSGLLLLVVGVPVELYSFVWFHYPWVFGDLGCRGYYFVRELCAYATVLSVTGLSAERCLAVCQPLRARSLLTPRRTQRLVALLWAASLGLALPMALIMGQKHELETAGGEPEPASRVCTVLVSRTALQVFIQPTVQFLPLLLHGDQHTFLRQLSVDSSPLQRHVLLLQKALPGSPQLPVWRTPPPWSGYPLKPHSPTLMDTASGFGDPPETLTRMSYKNEQNKQNDQLLNHLAKQVSSLITNHSSFAARVTSTNPSSAENHQVQGSHVTPPSLRLPHLCSGDKEEHPSLSVV